In Gossypium arboreum isolate Shixiya-1 chromosome 5, ASM2569848v2, whole genome shotgun sequence, a single genomic region encodes these proteins:
- the LOC108480428 gene encoding protein ALP1-like yields MINGENYKRRRKETFSDDEDSCSTDNEPKKKDLNGIITSLLLLEEQEKRDHEEQNEASNEEKSILESNHKRKTRTMLEFYTNLQDYYSEIDETDRVKRKKSRTMAASVAVAAVSQTENQSPNQQNKQSGSGQQRRLWVKDRSKAWWDDCNRPDYPEEEFKKAFRMSKSTFELICEELNSVIAKEDTTLRNAIPVKQRVAVCIWRLATGEPLRLVSKRFGLGISTCHKLVLEVCSAIRSVLMPKYLHWPEEDSLRKIKEEFEGISGIPNVVGSMYTTHIPIIAPKISVAAYFNKRHTERNQKTSYSITVQGVVDPRGVFTDVCIGWPGSMTDDQVLEKSALYQRANGGLLKGVWIVGSSGYPLMDWVLVPYTQQHLTWTQHAFNEKIGELQKVAKEAFGRLKGRWCCLQKRTEVKLQDLPVVLGACCVLHNICEMMDEGIDPDLKFELADDEMVPEVALKSVSSMKARDAIAHNLLHHGLAGTAFL; encoded by the coding sequence ATGATTAACGGCGAGAATTACAAGCGACGACGGAAGGAAACATTTTCCGACGATGAAGACAGCTGTTCCACCGACAATGAACCCAAGAAGAAAGATTTGAACGGTATTATCACTTCGCTACTGTTGCTTGAAGAGCAAGAAAAGCGAGACCATGAAGAGCAAAACGAAGCATCCAATGAAGAGAAATCGATCTTGGAGTCCAATCACAAGAGAAAAACTCGAACTATGCTCGAATTTTACACTAATCTCCAAGACTACTACTCCGAAATCGACGAAACCGACCGTGTGAAGCGGAAGAAGTCCCGAACCATGGCGGCATCCGTCGCTGTCGCTGCCGTTAGCCAAACGGAAAACCAATCACCCAACCAACAGAACAAACAATCCGGGTCGGGTCAGCAAAGGCGATTATGGGTGAAAGACAGATCGAAGGCTTGGTGGGATGACTGCAACCGACCCGATTACCCCGAAGAAGAATTCAAGAAGGCTTTCAGGATGAGCAAGTCAACCTTCGAGCTCATCTGCGAAGAACTCAACTCCGTTATCGCCAAAGAAGACACGACGTTACGGAACGCGATCCCCGTTAAGCAAAGAGTGGCGGTTTGCATTTGGCGGCTAGCCACAGGCGAACCGTTACGGCTGGTTTCGAAACGGTTCGGTTTAGGCATCTCGACGTGTCATAAGCTGGTCCTCGAAGTCTGTTCGGCAATACGCAGCGTTTTGATGCCGAAATACTTACATTGGCCAGAAGAGGATTCCTTGcggaaaataaaagaagagttCGAGGGCATTTCGGGGATACCAAACGTCGTCGGATCAATGTACACAACGCACATCCCGATTATCGCACCGAAAATAAGCGTGGCGGCGTATTTCAACAAGAGACACACGGAGCGGAACCAGAAAACCTCGTACTCGATAACCGTACAAGGCGTGGTCGATCCTAGGGGAGTTTTTACAGATGTTTGTATAGGGTGGCCGGGTTCGATGACCGATGATCAAGTGCTTGAAAAATCAGCTTTGTATCAAAGGGCAAATGGGGGATTACTAAAAGGAGTTTGGATTGTTGGGAGTTCAGGGTATCCATTAATGGATTGGGTTTTGGTTCCTTACACACAACAGCATTTGACTTGGACACAACATGCTTTCAATGAAAAGATTGGGGAGCTTCAAAAGGTTGCTAAGGAAGCATTTGGGAGACTTAAAGGGAGGTGGTGTTGTTTGCAGAAAAGGACAGAGGTTAAGTTACAGGATTTGCCTGTTGTGCTGGGAGCTTGTTGTGTTTTACATAATATTTGTGAAATGATGGATGAAGGGATCGACCCAGACTTGAAATTTGAGCTTGCTGATGATGAAATGGTCCCTGAAGTTGCTTTGAAATCGGTAAGTTCGATGAAAGCTAGAGATGCTATTGCTCATAATCTTTTACATCATGGTCTTGCTGGCACTGCTTTTCTGTAA
- the LOC108480506 gene encoding (S)-coclaurine N-methyltransferase-like gives MPSANLLLYFQDDVSVVNHWLMNGKHYAETSEEWLKRMDRSLASIKPIMESTYGKDQAVKWTVYWRTFFIAVAELFGYNNGEEWMVAVFLFKKKKSHHQFSFPPIISLGH, from the exons ATGCCTTCAGCTAATCTGCTTCTCTATTTCCAG GATGATGTTTCTGTTGTAAACCATTGGCTTATGAATGGGAAACATTATGCAGAAACTAG TGAAGAGTGGCTGAAGAGGATGGACCGAAGCTTGGCTTCCATTAAGCCAATAATGGAGTCCACCTATGGCAAGGATCAGGCTGTGAAATGGACAGTGTATTGGAGAACATTCTTTATTGCTGTTGCGGAACTCTTTGGATACAATAATGGAGAAGAATGGATGGTTGCAGTTTTCCTATTCAAGAAGAAAAAAAGCCATCATCAATTCTCATTTCCACCAATAATCAGCTTGGGGCATTAG
- the LOC108480380 gene encoding protein phosphatase 2C 53-like, giving the protein MEEMSLTVAVPFRFGNSVCENSTFATRMDITRLKLTASPAPVLTDSETKATNHLDTAGDVDCNYAGMETEESSVELPLTGEIKGERATASMDMISDSKDGWISSNDVMDRDSGEEDSFSLEGDRVFDLDSSCSLSVASETSSLCGEDFLGFDATSEVGTPSTMDNEKSICSVDIIAKATKFVESNVETVFASDPLAVAVNLEEEIGDGSEQKPSAVVLQLALEKEPNTTAPVGRSVFEVEYVPLWGVTSICGRRPEMEDAVATVPRFLKVPIQFLIGDRVVDGLSKDFVHQTAHFFGVYDGHGGSQVANYCRGRIHSALAEEIESIKECQSNANMTDGCQELWKKAFTNCFVKVDAEIVGKADQEPVAPETVGSTAVVALICSSHIVVANCGDSRAVLCRGKQPMALSVDHKPNREDEYERIEAAGGKVIQWNGHRVFGVLAMSRSIGDRYLKPWIIPDPEVVFVPRAKEDECLILASDGLWDVMSNEEACDLARRRILQWHKKNGTTLTPERGETIDPASQSAAEYLSNRALQKGSKDNITVIVVDLKAQRKFKSKT; this is encoded by the exons ATGGAGGAGATGTCTTTGACGGTCGCAGTGCCATTTAGATTTGGTAACTCAGTGTGTGAAAACTCTACCTTTGCTACCCGTATGGACATTACAAGACTTAAGCTTACGGCAAGTCCTGCTCCTGTTTTAACTGATTCTGAAACCAAGGCTACTAACCATTTAGATACTGCTGGAGATGTGGATTGTAACTATGCTGGTATGGAGACTGAAGAAAGTAGTGTAGAGCTGCCACTGACAGGAGAAATCAAGGGAGAAAGAGCTACTGCCTCCATGGATATGATATCTGACAGTAAAGATGGTTGGATTTCTAGTAATGACGTTATGGACCGAGACAGCGGGGAGGAGGATTCTTTCTCACTGGAAGGTGATCGGGTTTTCGATCTTGATAGCTCTTGTTCATTATCGGTTGCCAGTGAAACTAGTAGCCTTTGCGGAGaggattttttgggttttgatGCTACTTCTGAGGTAGGAACACCAAGTACCATGGACAATGAGAAAAGCATTTGCAGTGTTGATATTATTGCAAAAGCCACCAAGTTTGTGGAATCAAATGTTGAAACAGTATTTGCAAGTGATCCCCTTGCTGTGGCAGTAAATCTTGAGGAAGAGATTGGAGATGGGTCTGAACAGAAGCCATCTGCAGTGGTTCTTCAATTGGCTCTTGAAAAGGAACCGAATACAACAGCTCCGGTTGGACGCAGTGTGTTTGAGGTTGAATATGTGCCTCTTTGGGGAGTTACCTCTATATGCGGAAGGAGACCTGAGATGGAGGATGCCGTTGCTACTGTGCCTCGGTTTTTAAAGGTTCCAATTCAGTTCTTAATTGGTGATCGGGTAGTTGATGGCCTTAGCAAGGACTTTGTTCATCAGACCGCTCATTTCTTTGGTGTCTATGATGGTCATGGAGGTTCACAG GTTGCAAACTACTGTCGTGGGCGTATTCACTCTGCCTTGGCTGAGGAAATAGAGTCCATTAAGGAATGCCAGAGTAATGCAAACATGACAGATGGTTGCCAAGAGCTATGGAAAAAGGCATTCACAAATTGTTTTGTTAAAGTTGATGCTGAGATTGTGGGAAAAGCTGATCAGGAACCTGTTGCTCCTGAAACAGTTGGTTCCACTGCTGTTGTTGCCCTTATTTGTTCATCTCATATTGTTGTAGCAAACTGTGGAGACTCAAGAGCTGTTCTTTGTCGTGGGAAACAGCCCATGGCTTTGTCTGTGGACCATAAA ccaaatcgagaagatgaatATGAAAGGATTGAAGCCGCTGGAGGCAAGGTTATCCAATGGAATGGTCATAGAGTTTTTGGTGTTCTTGCAATGTCAAGGTCCATTG GTGATAGATATTTGAAGCCGTGGATCATTCCGGATCCAGAAGTAGTGTTTGTTCCTAGAGCGAAAGAAGATGAATGCCTCATTTTGGCCAGTGATGGTCTATGggatgtaatgtcaaatgaagaagcatgtgacctagctcggaGACGAATACTTCAATGGCACAAAAAGAACGGTACTACACTGACTCCTGAAAGGGGCGAGACGATCGATCCAGCTTCTCAATCTGCAGCAGAATACCTTTCAAACCGAGCACTTCAAAAAGGAAGCAAGGACAACATCACAGTAATTGTGGTGGATCTCAAAGCTCAAAGGAAGTTCAAGAGTAAGACCTGA
- the LOC108480405 gene encoding uncharacterized protein LOC108480405 isoform X2: MEGIEEEESGEEEVLGSSLTMEKVAAAKQFIENHYRAQMKNIQERKERRWVLERKLAASDVPKEEQINLIKDLERKETEFMRLKRHKICVDDFDLLTIIGRGAFGEVRLCREKKSGNIFAMKKLKKSEMLMRGQDAEYLYLIMEYLPGGDMMTLLMREDTLTENVAKFYIAQSVLAIESIHKHNYIHRDIKPDNLLLDKNGHMKLSDFGLCKPIDCANLPAIYENKPMDDENMTEPMDIDGCITDKSSFRSPREQLQHWQMNRRKLAFSTVGTPDYIAPEVLLKKGYGMECDWWSLGAIMYEMLIGYPPFYSDDPITTCRKIVHWKSHLRFPEDSRISHEAKDLICRLLCDVDHRLGTGGAHQIKAHPWFNDVVWDKLYEMEAAFKPEVNGELDTQNFMKFDELDAPAPARTSSGPSRKMLLTPKDLNFVGYTYKNFDAVKGLRHTFDFKNPSMEQQSHGSIYGDSGVGYSTKRSAEETEMQMLASAGDPMLP; encoded by the exons ATGGAGGGTATAGAGGAAGAAGAGAGTGGAGAAGAGGAGGTGTTAGGGTCAAGCTTGACGATGGAGAAAGTGGCTGCTGCTAAACAGTTTATCGAGAATCATTATAGAGCTCAGATGAAGAATATTCAAGAACGCAAAGAAAG ACGATGGGTCCTTGAGAGAAAGCTAGCTGCTTCAGATGTGCCCAAGGAGGAACAGATCAATCTGATAAAGGATTTAGAGAGGAAAGAGACAGAGTTTATGAGACTTAAAAGGCACAAGAtttgtgttgatgattttgatctTTTAACCATTATTGGCAGGGGAGCCTTTGGTGAG GTTCGGTTGTGCCGGGAGAAGAAATCTGGAAATATTTTTGCAATGAAGAAGTTAAAGAAATCTGAAATGCTTATGAGGGGACAG GATGCCGAGTACTTGTATTTGATCATGGAATATCTTCCTGGTGGTGATATGATGACTCTGCTAATGAGGGAGGATACCTTAACTGAAAATGTAGCCAAGTTTTACATTGCGCAAAGTGTCTTGGCCATTGAGTCTATTCACAAGCATAATTACATTCACAG AGACATTAAACCCGACAACCTTCTTCTGGACAAAAATGGTCACATGAAGTTATCAGATTTTGGCCTTTGTAAGCCTATTGATTGTGCAAATTTACCAGCAATCTATGAGAATAAGCCCATGGATGATGAGAATATGACAGAACCTATGGATATTGATGGATGTATTACTGATAAGAGCAGTTTTAGAAGCCCTCGTGAGCAGCTTCAGCATTGGCAGATGAACAGAAGAaagttg gcATTTTCAACTGTGGGAACGCCTGATTACATAGCTCCTGAAGTGTTACTGAAGAAAGGATACGGCATGGAATGTGACTG GTGGTCATTAGGAGCAATAATGTACGAAATGCTAATTGGATATCCACCATTTTATTCAGATGATCCAATTACCACATGCAGGAAG ATCGTGCACTGGAAAAGTCACCTAAGATTTCCTGAAGATTCAAGGATAAGTCATGAGGCAAAGGATCTCATATGTAGATTGCTGTGTGATGTTGACCACAGATTGGGTACTGGAGGGGCACATCAAATTAAA GCTCATCCTTGGTTCAATGACGTTGTATGGGATAAACTCTATGAGATGGAGGCAGCATTTAAACCTGAAGTGAATGGGGAATTAGATActcaaaattttatgaagtttgatgaa TTGGATGCTCCAGCACCAGCAAGAACTAGCTCGGGACCTTCACGGAAG ATGCTTTTAACACccaaagatctaaattttgttgGTTATACATACAAGAACTTTGATGCGGTCAAAGGGCTACGCCATACTTTTG ATTTCAAGAATCCATCAATGGAACAGCAATCCCATGGTTCTATATATG GTGATTCAGGGGTAGGTTATTCTACTAAGCGATCCGCTGAGGAAACAGAGATGCAAATGCTTGCATCGGCAGGTGATCCCATGTTGCCATAA
- the LOC108480405 gene encoding uncharacterized protein LOC108480405 isoform X1, producing the protein MEGIEEEESGEEEVLGSSLTMEKVAAAKQFIENHYRAQMKNIQERKERRWVLERKLAASDVPKEEQINLIKDLERKETEFMRLKRHKICVDDFDLLTIIGRGAFGEVRLCREKKSGNIFAMKKLKKSEMLMRGQVEHVRAERNLLAEVASHCIVKLYYSFQDAEYLYLIMEYLPGGDMMTLLMREDTLTENVAKFYIAQSVLAIESIHKHNYIHRDIKPDNLLLDKNGHMKLSDFGLCKPIDCANLPAIYENKPMDDENMTEPMDIDGCITDKSSFRSPREQLQHWQMNRRKLAFSTVGTPDYIAPEVLLKKGYGMECDWWSLGAIMYEMLIGYPPFYSDDPITTCRKIVHWKSHLRFPEDSRISHEAKDLICRLLCDVDHRLGTGGAHQIKAHPWFNDVVWDKLYEMEAAFKPEVNGELDTQNFMKFDELDAPAPARTSSGPSRKMLLTPKDLNFVGYTYKNFDAVKGLRHTFDFKNPSMEQQSHGSIYGDSGVGYSTKRSAEETEMQMLASAGDPMLP; encoded by the exons ATGGAGGGTATAGAGGAAGAAGAGAGTGGAGAAGAGGAGGTGTTAGGGTCAAGCTTGACGATGGAGAAAGTGGCTGCTGCTAAACAGTTTATCGAGAATCATTATAGAGCTCAGATGAAGAATATTCAAGAACGCAAAGAAAG ACGATGGGTCCTTGAGAGAAAGCTAGCTGCTTCAGATGTGCCCAAGGAGGAACAGATCAATCTGATAAAGGATTTAGAGAGGAAAGAGACAGAGTTTATGAGACTTAAAAGGCACAAGAtttgtgttgatgattttgatctTTTAACCATTATTGGCAGGGGAGCCTTTGGTGAG GTTCGGTTGTGCCGGGAGAAGAAATCTGGAAATATTTTTGCAATGAAGAAGTTAAAGAAATCTGAAATGCTTATGAGGGGACAG GTAGAACATGTTAGAGCTGAGAGGAACTTGCTGGCAGAAGTTGCAAGCCACTGCATAGTAAAACTTTATTATTCATTTCAGGATGCCGAGTACTTGTATTTGATCATGGAATATCTTCCTGGTGGTGATATGATGACTCTGCTAATGAGGGAGGATACCTTAACTGAAAATGTAGCCAAGTTTTACATTGCGCAAAGTGTCTTGGCCATTGAGTCTATTCACAAGCATAATTACATTCACAG AGACATTAAACCCGACAACCTTCTTCTGGACAAAAATGGTCACATGAAGTTATCAGATTTTGGCCTTTGTAAGCCTATTGATTGTGCAAATTTACCAGCAATCTATGAGAATAAGCCCATGGATGATGAGAATATGACAGAACCTATGGATATTGATGGATGTATTACTGATAAGAGCAGTTTTAGAAGCCCTCGTGAGCAGCTTCAGCATTGGCAGATGAACAGAAGAaagttg gcATTTTCAACTGTGGGAACGCCTGATTACATAGCTCCTGAAGTGTTACTGAAGAAAGGATACGGCATGGAATGTGACTG GTGGTCATTAGGAGCAATAATGTACGAAATGCTAATTGGATATCCACCATTTTATTCAGATGATCCAATTACCACATGCAGGAAG ATCGTGCACTGGAAAAGTCACCTAAGATTTCCTGAAGATTCAAGGATAAGTCATGAGGCAAAGGATCTCATATGTAGATTGCTGTGTGATGTTGACCACAGATTGGGTACTGGAGGGGCACATCAAATTAAA GCTCATCCTTGGTTCAATGACGTTGTATGGGATAAACTCTATGAGATGGAGGCAGCATTTAAACCTGAAGTGAATGGGGAATTAGATActcaaaattttatgaagtttgatgaa TTGGATGCTCCAGCACCAGCAAGAACTAGCTCGGGACCTTCACGGAAG ATGCTTTTAACACccaaagatctaaattttgttgGTTATACATACAAGAACTTTGATGCGGTCAAAGGGCTACGCCATACTTTTG ATTTCAAGAATCCATCAATGGAACAGCAATCCCATGGTTCTATATATG GTGATTCAGGGGTAGGTTATTCTACTAAGCGATCCGCTGAGGAAACAGAGATGCAAATGCTTGCATCGGCAGGTGATCCCATGTTGCCATAA